One window of Manihot esculenta cultivar AM560-2 chromosome 17, M.esculenta_v8, whole genome shotgun sequence genomic DNA carries:
- the LOC110604951 gene encoding classical arabinogalactan protein 6, with the protein MARQFLVLALIYVAISGAFSDGNAPSDSPSSSPSENSSSSPAPSKAPAGPANNSSASASAPSGDAKAPSSSESPKSSAKSPAPAKAPKSSAPSPRASSPGPSPAASSPEEGVAPESAASSPPAPSSQGSPSPDSDDQAADDSEEPAASDGPSSDSPADAPDGSHAAILKVSAVAVAAAAGFFLLSF; encoded by the coding sequence ATGGCACGTCAATTTCTTGTTCTTGCTCTTATCTATGTTGCCATTTCTGGGGCATTTTCCGATGGCAATGCACCTTCTGATTCCCCATCATCCTCTCCTTCAGAGAATAGCTCTTCCTCTCCAGCTCCTTCTAAGGCTCCTGCAGGTCCTGCTAATAACTCTAGCGCTTCAGCTTCAGCTCCTTCTGGTGATGCCAAAGCCCCATCTTCTTCTGAATCACCCAAGTCCAGTGCTAAATCCCCAGCTCCTGCTAAAGCTCCAAAGTCTTCTGCTCCTAGCCCCAGGGCATCTTCACCTGGCCCCTCTCCCGCCGCCTCCTCCCCTGAAGAGGGTGTTGCACCTGAGAGTGCGGCCTCCTCTCCTCCTGCACCATCCAGCCAGGGCTCCCCAAGTCCTGATTCCGATGACCAAGCTGCTGATGATTCAGAAGAACCAGCTGCATCTGATGGTCCTAGCAGTGATTCTCCAGCTGATGCTCCGGATGGAAGCCACGCTGCTATCCTAAAGGTCTCTGCTGTTGCTGTTGCTGCAGCTGCTGGCTTCTTCTTGTTGTCCTTTTAA
- the LOC110604952 gene encoding uncharacterized protein LOC110604952 produces the protein MAVPAYANIRWDGNIINNSDGYDYDGGFSKIVPIGKRINFSQMVGKIARAIGLSKNNEYIETISFRKPTIVDGSLKFECMDIWGEDDMCSMFNYLYQIGGLPGIEIYVKVLRCADATNEDVDIGSSGTAVESNAEQCEEQNVVDDYELSDSLAGPSSNLSHTVQDENEDDDDDDDDSWMSTEDDDDDDYGQEGNVSESEYYNTQFSNPILPVVHPPPYAEIDFDLLRVDPYDKAEGRSFWDPSKEFSVGMIFSSRDAVAAAAKEYHLRHHHQFCYHETREKTYSIKCKDKDSGCPWRLRASKTEGSDIWKITRYSGPHTCTNPQLTKNHSQLDENFICSFIFALIEQQPDIKIAALQAEVRDKFGYEPSYQKTWKAKQKAIARLYGGWDESYGRLRRFMTALHHFNPETVYMIEDNPHWINERLNPMCRVFDRMFWAFKQSIEGFKYCRPVVSIDGTFLYGKYTGCILCATAFDGNNQLFPLAFAIVDKEDGDNWSWFLDCLRIFVTNREDLCVISDRHAGILKAMQKDWWQPPAGHHRYCIRHVLSNYNKTFKNAVIKEALRKAANENQKRKFYEAMNNIREVHPELYDWAMKINLEKWTRSHDGGQRYGVMTTNMAESLNGMMKGFRALPITAMVEKIFFQCVHYFDTRRTTFLNQQMKGYIFSQFCSETLRANAIKANGHRVRRFNSQTMVCEIITANGRQKQVVKLMDQTYTCGKFQEIRIPCSHAIAACMSHSIDYEQFQMDFLSCLTFVEQERKDD, from the exons atGGCAGTTCCTGCATATGCGAATATTCGTTGGGatggaaatattataaataattctgATGGATACGATTATGATGGAGGTTTTTCAAAAATTGTTCCAATAGGTAAACGGATAAATTTTAGTCAAATGGTCGGGAAAATTGCTCGTGCAATTGGATTATCGAAGAATAATGAATATATAGAGACGATTAGTTTTAGAAAGCCTACAATTGTGGATGGATCTTTAAAATTTGAATGCATGGATATATGGGGGGAAGATGATATGTGTAGTATGTTTAATTACTTATATCAGATTGGTGGTCTGCCTGGTATAGAAATATATGTTAAGGTACTTCGTTGTGCTGATGCGACGAATGAGGATGTTGATATAGGTTCATCTGGAACTGCTGTAGAATCAAATGCGGAACAATGTGAAGAGCAAAATGTAGTTGATGATTATGAGTTATCTGATAGTCTTGCAGGGCCGTCAAGTAATTTATCTCATACAGTTCAGGATGAGAACGAGGATGATGATGACGATGACGATGATTCATGGATGTCTactgaggatgatgatgatgatgattatggTCAGGAGGGTAATGTGAGTGAATCTGAATATTACAACACACAATTTAGTAATCCTATTTTGCCTGTTGTTCATCCTCCCCCATACGCAGAAATAGACTTCGATTTGCTGAGGGTTGATCCTTATGACAAGGCAGAAGGTCGTTCCTTTTGGGATCCTTCCAAAGAATTTTCAGTTGGGATGATTTTTTCTTCGAGAGATGCAGTGGCTGCAGCTGCAAAAGAATATCATCTAAGACATCATCATCAATTTTGTTATCATGAAACAAGAGAGAAAACTTATTCTATCAAGTGTAAAGACAAAGACAGTGGGTGTCCATGGAGGCTTCGAGCATCAAAGACAGAAGGTTCAGATATATGGAAAATTACGAGATACAGTGGACCGCACACATGTACAAATCCTCAGTTGACAAAAAATCATAGCCAATTAGATGAAAATTTCATTTGTTCGTTCATATTTGCATTAATTGAACAGCAGCCCGATATAAAAATTGCTGCACTACAAGCGGAAGTGCGGGATAAATTTGGGTACGAGCCGTCTTATCAGAAGACATGGAAAGCTAAGCAGAAGGCAATTGCAAGGCTTTATGGGGGTTGGGATGAATCATACGGTCGTTTGCGTAGATTCATGACTGCTCTTCATCATTTTAATCCAGAAACAGTATACATGATTGAAGATAATCCACATTGGATAAATGAGAGGTTGAATCCGATGTGTCGTGTATTTGACCGTATGTTTTGGGCTTTCAAGCAATCGATTGAGGGGTTTAAATATTGCCGACCTGTTGTCTCAATCGatgggactttcctatatggaAAATACACCGGGTGTATATTGTGTGCAACCGCATTCGATGGAAATAATCAACTATTTCCATTAGCATTTGCCATTGTTGATAAGGAAGACGGTGATAATTGGTCGTGGTTTTTGGATTGTTTGAGGATCTTTGTGACCAATCGAGAAGATTTGTGTGTAATTTCAGATCGTCATGCTGGAATTCTTAAGGCAATGCAGAAAGATTGGTGGCAACCTCCAGCTGGTCATCACCGTTACTGCATAAGACATGTTCTGAGTAATTACAATAAAACATTCAAGAATGCAGTAATAAAGGAAGCGTTGCGCAAGGCAG CAAATGAAAAccagaaaagaaagttttacgAGGCAATGAATAATATTCGGGAGGTGCACCCTGAATTATATGATTGGGCAATGAAGATTAATTTAGAGAAATGGACGAGATCACACGATGGTGGACAGAGGTATGGCGTGATGACAACAAACATGGCTGAATCTCTGAATGGCATGATGAAAGGATTTAGGGCGTTGCCTATAACGGCAAtggttgaaaaaatattttttcagtgTGTTCATTACTTTGATACGCGGAGGACAACTTTTTTGAATCAACAAATGAAGGGCTATATTTTCAGTCAATTTTGCAGTGAAACTCTGCGTGCTAATGCAATAAAGGCGAATGGACACAGGGTTAGACGATTTAACAGTCAGACCATGGTTTGCGAAATAATTACTGCAAATGGTCGGCAAAAGCAAGTGGTCAAACTCATGGATCAAACATACACATGTGGCAAATTTCAGGAGATAAGAATACCTTGTTCTCATGCTATTGCTGCATGCATGTCACATTCAATTGACTACGAACAATTT CAGATGGACTTCCTCTCGTGCCTGACATTTGTAGAACAAGAAAGAAAGGACGACTGA
- the LOC110605228 gene encoding mitochondrial inner membrane protease ATP23, with product MEEELTHTPGSGGLTVEECQDMIRRSLETQKVKFLKEHLEKAGCGIGDNFINAVNCDKNISGGYVRGEGIMVCSNHMNVQDEVNQVVMHELIHAYDDCRAANLDWANCAHHACSEIRAGHLSGDCHYKRELLRGYMKIRGHEQECVRRRVMKSVIANPYCSEAAAKDAMEAVWDVCYNDTKPFDRAP from the exons ATGGAGGAGGAACTGACCCACACCCCTGGCTCCGGCGGCCTGACGGTAGAAGAATGCCAGGATATGATTCGACGCAGTCTCGAAA CTCAGAAAGTGAAATTTTTGAAGGAGCATTTGGAGAAAGCTGGGTGCGGGATTGGGGACAATTTCATTAACGCTGTTAATTGTGATAAGAATATCAGTGGTGGTTATGTTCGTGGTGAAGGG ATAATGGTGTGCAGTAATCACATGAATGTTCAAGATGAGGTCAACCAAGTGGTTATGCATGAACTGATTCATGCTTATGATGACTGCCGTGCTGCAAACTTGGACTGGGCTAATTGTGCCCATCATGCCTGTAGTGAG ATTCGTGCTGGCCATCTAAGCGGAGATTGTCATTATAAAAGGGAACTGCTGCGTGGTTACATGAAAATAAGAGGTCATGAACAA GAATGTGTGAGAAGAAGAGTGATGAAATCAGTGATTGCCAACCCATACTGCTCAGAAGCTGCTGCAAAGGATGCCATGGAAGCTGTCTGGGATGTCTGTTACAATGATACAAAGCCCTTTGATAGAGCCCCTTGA